The Labrus mixtus chromosome 16, fLabMix1.1, whole genome shotgun sequence genome window below encodes:
- the cbx3a gene encoding chromobox protein homolog 3a isoform X1 yields MHNMGKKQNTKGKKDAQETQEEPEEFVVEKVLDQRIVNGKVEFFLKWKGFTDADNTWEPEENLDCPELISGFLEAQKNVKEKPAPVKRKASTDEPETEAKKKDVPEKPRGFARNLEPERIIGATDSSGELMFLMKWKDSDEADLVPAREANTRCPQVVISFYEERLTWHACPEDEAQ; encoded by the exons A TGCACAACATGGGCAAGAAGCAGAATACCAAGGGTAAGAAGGACGCACAGGAGACTCAGGAGGAACCTGAGGAATTTGTTGTGGAAAAAGTACTCGACCAACGTATTGTCAATGGCAAAGTAGAGTTCTTCCTGAAGTGGAAAGGATTTACAGA TGCAGACAATACCTGGGAGCCGGAGGAGAACCTGGACTGTCCAGAGCTGATATCAGGCTTTTTGGAAGCGCAGAAGAACGTTAAGGAGAAGCCTGCACCCGTAAAGAGGAAGGCATCAACAGATGAGCCTGAAACAGAAGCCAAGAAGAAGGATGTG CCGGAGAAACCACGTGGCTTTGCAAGGAACCTCGAACCAGAACGCATCATTGGCGCGACTGACAGTAGTGGGGAGTTGATGTTCTTGATGAAATG GAAAGACTCAGATGAAGCAGACTTGGTCCCGGCGCGTGAGGCCAACACTCGTTGCCCTCAGGTGGTAATTTCTTTCTATGAGGAGAGACTGACGTGGCACGCCTGTCCGGAGGATGAAGCTCAGTAG
- the cbx3a gene encoding chromobox protein homolog 3a isoform X2: protein MGKKQNTKGKKDAQETQEEPEEFVVEKVLDQRIVNGKVEFFLKWKGFTDADNTWEPEENLDCPELISGFLEAQKNVKEKPAPVKRKASTDEPETEAKKKDVPEKPRGFARNLEPERIIGATDSSGELMFLMKWKDSDEADLVPAREANTRCPQVVISFYEERLTWHACPEDEAQ, encoded by the exons ATGGGCAAGAAGCAGAATACCAAGGGTAAGAAGGACGCACAGGAGACTCAGGAGGAACCTGAGGAATTTGTTGTGGAAAAAGTACTCGACCAACGTATTGTCAATGGCAAAGTAGAGTTCTTCCTGAAGTGGAAAGGATTTACAGA TGCAGACAATACCTGGGAGCCGGAGGAGAACCTGGACTGTCCAGAGCTGATATCAGGCTTTTTGGAAGCGCAGAAGAACGTTAAGGAGAAGCCTGCACCCGTAAAGAGGAAGGCATCAACAGATGAGCCTGAAACAGAAGCCAAGAAGAAGGATGTG CCGGAGAAACCACGTGGCTTTGCAAGGAACCTCGAACCAGAACGCATCATTGGCGCGACTGACAGTAGTGGGGAGTTGATGTTCTTGATGAAATG GAAAGACTCAGATGAAGCAGACTTGGTCCCGGCGCGTGAGGCCAACACTCGTTGCCCTCAGGTGGTAATTTCTTTCTATGAGGAGAGACTGACGTGGCACGCCTGTCCGGAGGATGAAGCTCAGTAG